A window of the Thiomicrospira microaerophila genome harbors these coding sequences:
- a CDS encoding AAA family ATPase encodes MVKVELKSNILHKKNQSFEIGKYVALIGENGSGKSSILQGVFEGQLSGEILSSWKLVCFSSGHNERYSRVFSNYLKKSRKLNSGFSLSSFYYDKSWAPLLIFLASVLDKSGKVRELLRALKLVEEEQTVKGGEDKDDISTSLSFGFRVDRPYVNKVAEALKKEELGEIDTIRNTPYFRTLSSFIENTIDSNYEFEDIISNRDITIKSENIFNVSFESPIQDQADSNRISENPVVAFFTQAIDSNNPITKTSLKLNFIDGVSLNDISDGEYQLLFVYSLFDLFDSENTIFLFDEADSHLHYKNIGKLWDRVINAKGRSLVTTHQLDSISEIGAENILVVSQGRVLPCSERRELQERLEQISNINKTALKTYSLYERIVLMDNENDWQIFIRLVKKKLGEERYDGVDSFLKKFCCVSVESGWDSHTSSFAAKKLKWLESFTSYLDGASYKAKSVYLICDRDNLPLASINTDSLELKGTKSLLTPIARDAKFKSSILVWRRREIKHYLLSYTALASHNALKKINNDSLGLACHLHLGMNGDYQCQVDEESGNKAPIASRHFEESSCFNEGLAQLSSERVKQVLRPIIENDKGLDIERLQAYIDLIPADEISEDITNMYNFITGKL; translated from the coding sequence ATGGTAAAAGTAGAGCTAAAAAGCAATATTTTACACAAAAAAAATCAGTCATTTGAAATTGGAAAATATGTAGCTCTTATAGGAGAAAATGGGTCTGGTAAATCATCAATTTTACAAGGTGTGTTTGAGGGGCAATTATCAGGTGAAATATTGTCATCTTGGAAGTTGGTATGCTTTTCTTCGGGACATAATGAGAGATATTCAAGGGTATTTTCAAACTATTTAAAAAAATCGAGGAAATTGAACTCTGGGTTTTCACTGAGTAGCTTTTATTATGATAAATCGTGGGCACCACTTTTGATTTTTTTGGCTTCTGTGCTAGATAAATCTGGAAAAGTTAGAGAGCTTTTAAGGGCTCTAAAGCTTGTTGAAGAGGAACAGACTGTAAAAGGTGGAGAGGACAAAGATGACATCAGTACCTCACTGAGTTTTGGTTTTAGAGTTGATAGACCTTATGTAAATAAAGTCGCAGAGGCGCTGAAAAAGGAGGAGCTTGGTGAAATAGACACGATAAGGAATACGCCTTATTTCCGTACTTTATCTAGCTTTATTGAAAATACTATTGATTCAAATTACGAGTTTGAAGATATTATTTCTAATCGAGATATAACGATAAAAAGTGAAAATATATTCAATGTATCATTTGAATCTCCTATTCAAGACCAGGCTGATTCAAACAGAATAAGTGAAAACCCAGTAGTTGCTTTTTTTACACAAGCCATTGATTCAAACAATCCAATTACCAAAACGAGCCTTAAACTTAACTTTATTGATGGAGTTAGCCTAAATGATATAAGTGATGGTGAATATCAGCTTTTATTTGTTTATTCATTGTTCGATCTGTTTGATAGTGAAAATACTATATTTCTTTTTGATGAGGCGGATAGTCACTTACATTACAAGAATATTGGTAAGTTATGGGATAGAGTGATTAATGCAAAAGGAAGATCTTTAGTAACTACACATCAGTTAGATTCCATTTCTGAAATTGGTGCAGAAAATATTCTTGTTGTAAGTCAGGGAAGAGTGCTTCCTTGTTCCGAGCGCAGAGAGCTTCAAGAGCGATTAGAGCAAATTTCGAATATCAATAAAACTGCTTTAAAAACCTATTCACTTTACGAGAGAATAGTTTTAATGGACAACGAAAATGATTGGCAGATATTCATTCGACTTGTTAAAAAAAAATTAGGTGAAGAAAGGTATGACGGAGTTGATTCTTTTCTAAAGAAGTTCTGCTGTGTTTCGGTTGAGTCTGGCTGGGATTCTCATACATCGTCATTTGCAGCTAAAAAGCTGAAATGGCTTGAGTCTTTTACAAGTTACCTTGACGGAGCTAGTTATAAAGCTAAGAGTGTATATTTAATATGTGACCGGGATAATTTACCATTGGCGAGCATCAATACCGATAGCCTAGAATTAAAGGGGACTAAGTCACTGTTAACTCCAATAGCAAGGGATGCGAAATTTAAATCCTCAATATTGGTATGGAGAAGGCGTGAAATCAAACACTACTTACTTTCTTATACTGCGTTAGCAAGCCATAATGCTCTTAAAAAAATAAATAATGATTCTCTTGGTTTAGCTTGCCATTTACATTTAGGAATGAATGGCGACTATCAATGTCAAGTTGATGAAGAAAGTGGAAATAAAGCTCCAATCGCTAGTCGGCACTTCGAGGAAAGCTCATGTTTTAATGAAGGTTTAGCTCAATTGTCTTCGGAGAGGGTGAAGCAAGTTCTAAGGCCAATTATTGAGAATGATAAAGGCTTAGACATTGAAAGGCTTCAAGCTTATATCGACTTAATACCCGCTGATGAAATCAGTGAAGACATTACAAATATGTACAACTTTATTACCGGAAAACTTTAA